The Ciceribacter thiooxidans genome window below encodes:
- the recQ gene encoding DNA helicase RecQ: MYASNQRSATTTLFDAVQTENPVDVLRRVWGYPEFRGKQADVIRHVMAGKDALVLFPTGKGKSLCFQLPGVCLPGVTVVVSPLVALMRDQVEELKALGIAAECLWSQQSEEESRAVRARLRAGEIKLIYVTPERVVLPGFAGLFGAVPISLIAIDECHCVSSWGHNFRKDYLGLGKLKELYPGVPRIALTATADPHTRDDIIRQLQLDDAAVFADSFDRPNITYHIAERDNARTQLLRFLRRHDGSSGIVYCLSRRKVEETAAWLNEHGIKARPYHAGMDPAVKAENQDAFRMEEDLCLVATVAFGMGINKPNVRYVAHLDLPSSVEGYYQETGRAGRDGLPSEAFMIYGMQDIVQRQRMIDEGDASDEIKRVERAKLSALLGICETAGCRRKAILSHFGEAAPDRCGNCDTCNNPVETWDGSEQSIKALAAVYRTGERFGTAHVIDVLLGKDTERTRKFGHDELAVFGVGKELPAPAWQSIFRQLLALGYIRVAHDEYGALKLEATAHRVFKKEVAVILRRDAIDTVRKRERGKPVVAATRARLTDEDEKLFQALRAERLAISKSLGVAPYVVFPDTTLISFATVRPRTEQEMLSISGVGATKFARYGEKFMAIIAKG, translated from the coding sequence ATGTACGCATCGAACCAACGTTCAGCCACGACGACCCTTTTCGACGCCGTCCAGACTGAAAATCCTGTCGACGTCCTTCGGCGAGTCTGGGGTTATCCGGAGTTTCGTGGAAAGCAGGCAGATGTCATCCGCCACGTCATGGCAGGGAAGGACGCACTCGTGCTCTTCCCGACCGGCAAGGGCAAGTCGTTGTGCTTCCAGCTTCCCGGCGTTTGCCTGCCCGGCGTGACCGTCGTCGTCTCGCCGCTGGTGGCGCTGATGAGAGACCAGGTCGAAGAACTGAAGGCACTCGGGATCGCGGCCGAATGCCTCTGGTCCCAGCAGTCCGAGGAGGAATCGCGCGCCGTCAGGGCGCGGCTGCGTGCCGGAGAAATAAAGCTGATCTACGTGACCCCTGAGCGTGTGGTCCTTCCCGGCTTCGCCGGCCTCTTCGGAGCGGTACCGATCTCGCTGATCGCGATAGACGAATGCCACTGCGTCAGCAGCTGGGGCCACAACTTCCGCAAGGACTATCTCGGACTCGGGAAACTCAAGGAACTCTATCCCGGTGTCCCGCGCATTGCCCTCACGGCCACGGCCGACCCTCACACGCGTGACGATATCATCCGCCAGCTCCAACTCGACGACGCCGCCGTCTTCGCAGACAGCTTCGATCGGCCTAACATTACCTACCACATCGCAGAGCGGGACAACGCCCGGACCCAGCTCCTTCGTTTTCTGAGGCGCCACGATGGTTCCAGCGGCATCGTCTATTGCCTCTCGCGGCGCAAAGTCGAAGAAACCGCCGCCTGGCTCAACGAGCACGGCATCAAGGCGAGGCCGTATCATGCAGGTATGGACCCGGCCGTCAAAGCGGAGAACCAGGACGCATTCCGGATGGAAGAAGACCTTTGCCTGGTCGCAACCGTCGCATTCGGGATGGGTATCAACAAGCCGAACGTCCGCTACGTCGCCCATCTCGACCTGCCCTCGTCCGTCGAGGGCTACTACCAGGAAACCGGACGCGCCGGTCGCGATGGCCTCCCCTCGGAAGCCTTCATGATCTACGGCATGCAGGACATCGTCCAACGTCAACGGATGATCGACGAGGGTGATGCGTCAGACGAAATAAAGCGCGTCGAACGGGCGAAACTGAGCGCGCTCCTCGGAATTTGCGAAACCGCCGGATGCCGACGCAAGGCGATCCTTTCCCATTTCGGCGAGGCGGCCCCTGACCGATGCGGCAACTGCGACACATGCAACAATCCCGTCGAGACCTGGGATGGCAGCGAACAGTCGATCAAGGCATTGGCCGCCGTCTATCGCACAGGAGAGCGCTTCGGGACCGCACACGTGATCGACGTCCTCCTTGGAAAGGACACGGAACGGACGAGGAAGTTCGGGCATGACGAGCTGGCCGTCTTCGGCGTCGGCAAAGAGCTTCCTGCCCCCGCATGGCAATCGATTTTCAGACAACTCCTCGCTCTCGGCTACATCCGGGTTGCCCACGACGAATATGGCGCACTGAAGCTTGAGGCGACGGCTCATCGTGTTTTCAAAAAGGAAGTGGCGGTGATCCTCCGCCGGGACGCCATTGACACCGTCCGCAAACGGGAACGAGGCAAACCGGTCGTGGCGGCAACGAGAGCCAGATTGACTGACGAGGACGAGAAGCTGTTCCAAGCGTTGCGCGCCGAGCGGCTGGCGATCTCAAAGTCCCTGGGTGTCGCTCCTTATGTCGTGTTTCCGGATACGACGCTCATTTCCTTCGCCACCGTCCGTCCGAGGACGGAGCAAGAAATGCTCTCGATCTCGGGGGTCGGAGCGACGAAATTCGCTCGCTACGGCGAAAAGTTCATGGCCATCATCGCGAAAGGCTGA
- a CDS encoding DUF305 domain-containing protein, whose protein sequence is MDHERHSMGMGWGRFAGMIAVSTIIMFFLMYQLVYSYDHALFSLNRFLASLLMGCVMAVIMLGFMWSMYSGRGVKITIVVIASIAAVVLFYINRNQSLVDDTTFMKAMIPHHSIAINDARKATISDPRVRRLADQIIASQMQEIEEMNRLIDDIDSNGSRGDKPLPARAATITPDMEPKIREAVE, encoded by the coding sequence ATGGATCATGAGCGTCATTCGATGGGTATGGGCTGGGGCCGGTTTGCTGGGATGATCGCGGTCTCGACGATCATCATGTTCTTTCTGATGTACCAGCTCGTCTACAGCTATGACCACGCCCTGTTCAGCCTGAACCGGTTTCTCGCATCGCTGCTCATGGGCTGCGTCATGGCTGTCATCATGCTGGGCTTCATGTGGTCGATGTACAGTGGCAGAGGCGTCAAAATCACCATTGTCGTGATCGCGAGTATCGCCGCCGTCGTCCTCTTCTACATCAACCGCAACCAGAGCCTGGTGGATGACACGACCTTCATGAAGGCGATGATCCCCCACCACTCGATCGCCATCAACGATGCCCGCAAGGCAACGATCAGCGACCCACGCGTGCGTCGCCTCGCCGACCAGATCATCGCGTCCCAGATGCAGGAGATCGAAGAAATGAACCGTCTGATCGACGATATCGACAGCAACGGAAGTCGCGGGGACAAGCCCCTTCCTGCACGCGCGGCGACGATCACACCCGACATGGAGCCGAAGATCCGCGAAGCAGTAGAATAG
- a CDS encoding MarR family winged helix-turn-helix transcriptional regulator, which yields MQANAILRDLSASTIFLHQAIADHLGLNITDHKCLDFLQRRGPLTAGQLADLSGLTTGAITGVVDRLEKKGFVRRTPDPSDRRKTVIVVEPGRMPEIVDLFRMLGDRTDAIMRTYSPQEQDVIIDFLENASRLVDEFVQELKRRDPPK from the coding sequence ATGCAGGCCAATGCGATCTTGCGAGACCTCAGTGCGAGTACGATCTTTCTTCACCAGGCCATAGCCGATCACCTCGGGCTGAACATAACCGATCACAAGTGCCTCGATTTCCTGCAACGGCGCGGCCCTTTGACGGCAGGTCAGCTCGCCGATCTCAGCGGTCTGACGACCGGAGCGATCACCGGTGTCGTCGACCGTCTGGAAAAGAAGGGCTTCGTCCGACGTACTCCCGACCCCTCGGATCGGCGGAAGACTGTCATCGTTGTCGAGCCCGGCCGTATGCCGGAGATAGTCGATCTTTTCCGTATGCTCGGTGATCGCACCGACGCCATCATGCGAACCTATTCTCCGCAGGAACAGGACGTCATTATTGACTTCCTCGAGAATGCCTCTCGGCTGGTCGATGAATTCGTCCAGGAGTTGAAGAGGCGTGATCCACCGAAATGA
- the minE gene encoding cell division topological specificity factor MinE, which translates to MSIFSLFRKQKSAPMARERLQVLLAHERASMGSDLVAVLREEILAVIARHVQVDGDKVQVKMDRDEHVSILEIEVEIPIDAARLAA; encoded by the coding sequence ATGAGCATATTCAGTCTTTTCCGCAAGCAGAAGTCGGCGCCGATGGCGCGCGAGCGGCTGCAGGTCCTGCTCGCCCACGAACGCGCTTCGATGGGATCGGATCTGGTTGCCGTGTTGCGAGAGGAAATTCTCGCCGTGATCGCCCGGCATGTGCAGGTCGACGGCGACAAGGTGCAGGTCAAGATGGATCGCGATGAGCACGTTTCCATCCTCGAAATCGAGGTGGAAATCCCGATCGACGCCGCGCGCCTTGCCGCGTAA
- the minD gene encoding septum site-determining protein MinD: MGKVVVVTSGKGGVGKTTSTAALGAALAQRNEKVVVVDFDVGLRNLDLVMGAERRVVYDLINVIQGDAKLPQALIRDKRLETLYLLPASQTRDKDNLTAEGVEQVIGELKRYFDWVICDSPAGIERGATLAMRHADMAVVVTNPEVSSVRDSDRIIGLLDAKTAKAERGERVEKHLLLTRYDGTRAQRGDMLKVDDVLEILSIPLLGIIPESMDVLRASNIGAPVTLADTRSGAAQAYFGAARRLAGEVLPVEIPGEKRGILGKIFARRAA, translated from the coding sequence ATGGGGAAGGTAGTCGTCGTCACATCAGGCAAGGGCGGGGTCGGCAAGACCACCTCGACGGCCGCGCTGGGTGCTGCGCTCGCGCAGCGCAACGAAAAGGTCGTCGTCGTCGATTTCGACGTCGGCCTTCGCAATCTCGACCTCGTCATGGGTGCGGAACGCCGCGTGGTCTACGACCTAATCAACGTCATCCAGGGCGACGCGAAGCTGCCGCAGGCGCTGATCCGCGACAAGCGGCTCGAGACGCTCTACCTGCTGCCGGCCTCCCAGACCCGCGACAAGGACAATCTGACGGCAGAAGGCGTCGAACAGGTGATCGGCGAACTGAAGCGCTATTTCGACTGGGTCATCTGCGACAGTCCGGCCGGCATCGAACGCGGCGCGACGCTTGCGATGCGCCATGCCGACATGGCCGTGGTCGTCACCAACCCGGAAGTCTCGTCGGTGCGCGATTCCGACCGGATCATTGGTCTTCTCGACGCCAAGACGGCGAAGGCCGAACGCGGCGAGCGCGTCGAAAAGCACCTGTTGCTCACCCGCTACGACGGCACGCGCGCCCAGCGCGGCGACATGCTCAAGGTGGATGACGTGCTGGAAATCCTCTCGATCCCGCTTCTCGGCATCATTCCGGAGAGCATGGATGTCCTGCGGGCTTCCAACATCGGCGCGCCGGTCACGCTGGCGGATACTCGGAGCGGGGCGGCGCAGGCCTATTTCGGTGCAGCTCGCCGGTTGGCCGGCGAGGTCTTGCCGGTCGAAATCCCCGGCGAAAAGCGCGGCATCCTCGGCAAGATCTTCGCACGGAGGGCGGCATGA
- a CDS encoding sugar phosphate isomerase/epimerase family protein: MRIALDPFMHRHLSLEALPAKVRELGYEWIELSPRADFLEWFKAPRVFPERIRSFKKALAAENVKIASLLPMYRWASNDETERKAAVKHWKRAIEISVELEVDTMNSEFGRGPHPDKGSCYCCHTGSMIEACEDAWWRSMEELLPIFEREGINLHVEPHPEDWCETLQPALDIIRTVNSKHVRFLYCAPHTFYFGDDTKAMLREAKDVLAHVHVGDTFNHKASSGLRYIVNPPGSTARVHQHLNIGQGEVPWDDFFGTLAEIGFDGIMTACVFAWEDRADESGTFMCTEMNNYIAKFRK, from the coding sequence ATGCGCATCGCGCTCGACCCATTCATGCATCGACATCTGAGCCTCGAGGCGCTTCCGGCCAAAGTCCGGGAGCTCGGCTACGAATGGATCGAACTGTCGCCCCGAGCGGACTTTCTCGAATGGTTCAAGGCGCCGCGGGTGTTTCCTGAGCGCATCCGTTCGTTCAAGAAGGCGCTCGCCGCCGAAAACGTAAAGATCGCCTCGCTGCTGCCGATGTACCGCTGGGCCTCGAACGACGAGACTGAGCGCAAGGCGGCGGTGAAGCACTGGAAGCGGGCGATCGAGATCTCGGTGGAGCTGGAAGTCGACACGATGAACTCGGAGTTCGGCCGTGGACCGCATCCCGACAAGGGCTCGTGCTACTGCTGCCATACCGGTTCGATGATCGAGGCTTGCGAGGATGCCTGGTGGCGCTCGATGGAAGAGCTCCTGCCGATCTTCGAGCGCGAGGGGATCAACCTGCATGTCGAGCCGCATCCGGAAGACTGGTGCGAGACGCTGCAGCCGGCGCTCGACATCATCCGGACGGTCAATTCGAAGCACGTCAGGTTCCTCTACTGCGCGCCGCATACCTTCTATTTCGGCGACGATACCAAGGCGATGCTGCGCGAGGCGAAGGACGTGCTCGCCCATGTTCATGTCGGCGACACCTTCAACCACAAGGCCTCGTCCGGTCTTCGCTACATCGTCAACCCGCCGGGCTCGACCGCCCGCGTGCACCAGCACCTGAACATCGGCCAGGGCGAGGTGCCGTGGGACGATTTCTTCGGAACGCTCGCCGAAATCGGCTTCGACGGCATCATGACGGCCTGCGTCTTCGCCTGGGAGGATCGCGCCGACGAGAGCGGCACCTTCATGTGCACCGAAATGAACAACTACATCGCAAAATTCAGGAAGTGA
- a CDS encoding substrate-binding domain-containing protein, which yields MREATPTSFVSAKMVAERAGVSRSAVSRTFTDGASVSEETRRKVLEAADALGYHVNHLARQLRERSNIVCLIVSDVTTPIRAGMLDILTRKLQAVGKITVVLNTEADEASVGRAMKLTLHYRADATVVLSGTPSSSLVQTALANGQEVILINRDDRLNGSENVGVDNAIAAREALFLLRRAGCERIAVVTSSARTPSLLARERHFVEAGLQEGIAIAVVEAGPTTYQSGFDAARRLFARSNPPDGVFCVTDLLALGFMDAARHEFGLRIPQNLCVIGFDNIEQAGWESYQLTTFDQPLEKIASHVVGLLVGSEPSGRGGGREAAVFEPPAIWRKSVRPLPA from the coding sequence ATGCGTGAGGCCACTCCGACGTCTTTCGTCAGTGCAAAGATGGTCGCCGAGCGAGCAGGGGTCTCGCGCTCGGCGGTCTCGCGCACGTTTACCGACGGCGCCAGCGTATCCGAGGAGACACGCCGGAAGGTTCTTGAGGCCGCGGATGCGCTCGGATACCACGTCAATCATCTTGCCCGGCAGTTGCGGGAACGCAGCAACATCGTCTGCCTCATCGTTTCCGATGTGACGACACCCATCCGCGCAGGTATGCTGGACATTCTCACCCGTAAACTCCAGGCGGTCGGCAAGATCACGGTGGTCCTCAATACGGAGGCTGACGAGGCGAGCGTCGGTCGGGCGATGAAGCTCACGCTCCACTATCGCGCCGACGCGACCGTCGTTCTTTCCGGGACGCCGTCATCGTCGTTGGTGCAGACGGCGCTCGCCAACGGACAGGAAGTGATCCTGATCAACCGCGACGACCGTTTGAACGGCAGCGAAAATGTCGGGGTCGACAACGCGATCGCTGCGAGGGAAGCGTTGTTTCTGCTGCGTCGGGCCGGATGCGAGCGCATCGCTGTCGTGACATCGAGCGCCAGGACGCCGAGCCTTCTAGCGCGAGAGCGCCACTTCGTCGAGGCCGGCCTGCAGGAAGGTATCGCAATCGCGGTGGTCGAGGCAGGCCCCACGACCTATCAATCCGGCTTCGATGCCGCCCGACGTCTGTTCGCCCGGTCCAATCCGCCCGACGGTGTCTTTTGTGTCACTGACCTTCTCGCGCTCGGGTTTATGGATGCAGCGCGGCATGAATTCGGTTTGCGAATCCCGCAGAACCTCTGCGTGATCGGGTTTGACAATATCGAGCAGGCGGGCTGGGAGTCCTATCAGTTGACCACCTTCGATCAACCGCTCGAAAAAATCGCGTCTCATGTGGTCGGCCTCCTGGTTGGAAGCGAGCCGAGTGGGCGGGGCGGTGGCCGCGAGGCGGCCGTTTTCGAGCCGCCTGCCATCTGGAGAAAGTCCGTCAGGCCGCTGCCTGCCTGA
- a CDS encoding extracellular solute-binding protein, with the protein MKRRAFLISTAGSVAGMMLLPRMSFAAEGQIDWYTASDSNILDFWTNTIKPAFEAAHSGVKLNLVDAGDNAGIQSIAERAIAAMQTNADPQADYFEHADPRLPKGAIEAGLYVNMKDAGLSNYAKVNPLAIDSDYSLPYRGSQVLLAYDTTKLPPADVPKTWDELVTWIKANPGQFVYNRPDKGGSGGNFVRRAIHQVNGLDPKAFTVGNYTEAFGNEALGKAWDLLKDIAPALYDGGAYSSGNTQSIQLLAQGVVTMTPVWSDQVLQAISEGVLPETTGMVQLRDLALCGGFSRAVVLSNGKNRDAALKLADFILTEDIQSAILTELGGFPGVSWDYVSAELREKFADIIPTTIPTFPAGAWEAAVNDGWYRNVAPNIDRKS; encoded by the coding sequence ATGAAGCGTCGCGCTTTTTTGATATCTACAGCCGGCTCCGTGGCCGGCATGATGCTCCTGCCGCGTATGTCGTTTGCGGCCGAAGGCCAGATCGACTGGTACACCGCTTCCGACAGCAACATCCTCGATTTCTGGACGAACACTATAAAGCCCGCTTTTGAAGCGGCGCATTCCGGCGTCAAGCTCAATCTGGTGGACGCGGGCGACAATGCCGGCATTCAATCGATTGCCGAGCGCGCGATCGCGGCGATGCAGACGAATGCCGACCCCCAGGCCGACTATTTCGAACACGCCGATCCGCGCCTGCCCAAAGGTGCGATCGAAGCCGGCCTCTATGTGAACATGAAGGATGCCGGCCTTTCCAATTACGCCAAGGTCAACCCGCTCGCGATCGACAGTGACTACAGCTTGCCTTATCGCGGTTCGCAGGTCCTGCTGGCTTACGATACGACAAAGCTGCCGCCGGCGGATGTGCCGAAGACCTGGGATGAGCTGGTAACCTGGATCAAGGCCAATCCCGGCCAGTTCGTCTATAACCGTCCCGACAAGGGCGGCTCCGGTGGCAATTTCGTGCGTCGCGCAATCCATCAGGTCAACGGTCTCGATCCGAAGGCCTTCACCGTCGGCAACTATACGGAAGCCTTCGGCAACGAGGCGCTCGGCAAGGCCTGGGACCTCCTGAAGGACATCGCGCCTGCTCTCTACGACGGCGGCGCCTATTCCTCCGGCAATACGCAGTCGATCCAGCTTCTCGCACAGGGGGTCGTGACCATGACTCCGGTGTGGTCGGATCAGGTTCTTCAGGCGATCAGCGAGGGCGTCCTGCCCGAGACGACGGGCATGGTTCAGCTCCGGGACCTCGCCTTATGTGGCGGCTTCTCGCGTGCCGTCGTGCTGAGCAATGGCAAGAACCGTGACGCGGCCCTCAAGCTTGCCGACTTCATCCTGACCGAAGACATTCAGAGCGCCATCCTGACCGAGCTCGGCGGCTTTCCTGGTGTGAGCTGGGACTATGTCTCGGCCGAGCTGCGCGAAAAATTCGCCGACATCATTCCAACCACGATCCCGACTTTCCCTGCCGGCGC
- the minC gene encoding septum site-determining protein MinC, producing MTKVLTDARSIRIKGRSFLAVVLSPDLPLDDWLKRLDDLAARSAGFFLGRPVVLDVTELAINRTELKELLGELGHRNVSIMGIEGGRPSLVEPGMPPILKGGRPASDFEVAVSETVTEKRGETPPPEPAAIRQALQSLIIREPVRSGQSVVFTEGDVTVIGSVASGAEVIAGGSIHIYGALRGRALAGSVGNASARIFCRKLEAELVAIDGVYKMAEDMPANLRGQPVQWWLEGDSIMAEKLS from the coding sequence ATGACCAAAGTGCTAACAGACGCCCGTTCGATCCGCATCAAGGGCCGCTCCTTCCTGGCGGTCGTGCTTTCGCCCGATCTCCCGCTCGACGACTGGCTGAAAAGGCTCGACGATCTGGCCGCGCGCTCGGCCGGCTTCTTTCTCGGCCGGCCGGTGGTGCTGGACGTCACCGAGCTGGCGATCAACCGCACCGAATTGAAGGAGCTGCTCGGTGAGCTTGGTCACCGGAATGTGAGCATCATGGGGATCGAGGGCGGGCGCCCGTCGCTCGTCGAGCCCGGAATGCCGCCGATCCTGAAGGGTGGCCGGCCGGCTTCCGATTTCGAAGTGGCGGTCAGCGAGACGGTGACGGAGAAGCGGGGGGAAACCCCACCGCCTGAGCCCGCGGCGATCCGTCAGGCATTGCAGTCGCTCATCATCCGCGAGCCTGTGCGCTCCGGTCAGTCAGTGGTCTTCACCGAGGGCGACGTGACGGTCATCGGCTCGGTCGCCTCCGGCGCCGAGGTGATTGCGGGCGGCTCGATCCACATTTACGGCGCGCTTCGCGGAAGAGCCCTCGCCGGCTCCGTCGGCAATGCCTCGGCCCGCATCTTCTGCCGCAAGCTGGAAGCGGAGCTGGTGGCGATCGACGGCGTCTACAAGATGGCGGAAGACATGCCGGCCAACCTCCGCGGACAGCCCGTCCAGTGGTGGCTGGAAGGCGATTCGATCATGGCAGAGAAACTTAGCTGA
- a CDS encoding SgcJ/EcaC family oxidoreductase, with product MSEDSTVAAGSPPQLAARDMAAIRGLINDMARAWNAGDGAAYADVFTRDCDYVTFNGERLRGRDAVARSHQNLFDTHLKGSRLIVENVDVRPINNDVALVHCTGNSMLRWQKKAPKSRKSLQTLVATRTEYGWRFAAFHNTRIFKITAFRAVLMMLGL from the coding sequence ATGAGTGAAGATAGCACGGTCGCTGCTGGCTCGCCACCGCAGCTCGCGGCGCGCGACATGGCCGCCATCCGAGGTCTCATCAACGATATGGCACGCGCCTGGAACGCCGGCGACGGAGCAGCCTACGCAGACGTATTCACGCGCGATTGCGATTACGTGACCTTCAACGGAGAACGGCTTCGCGGTCGCGATGCGGTGGCCAGGAGTCACCAGAACCTCTTCGACACGCATCTCAAAGGATCACGGCTGATTGTCGAAAACGTCGATGTCAGGCCGATCAACAACGATGTCGCCCTTGTCCACTGTACTGGAAACAGCATGCTGCGATGGCAAAAGAAGGCCCCGAAGTCGCGAAAATCGCTGCAGACGCTCGTGGCGACGAGGACCGAGTATGGTTGGCGCTTCGCGGCGTTTCATAATACACGCATTTTCAAGATCACCGCGTTCCGGGCAGTGCTGATGATGCTGGGACTATAG
- a CDS encoding TIM barrel protein: MRFAINHITAPKLSLEQFFAAARLLDLTEVEIRNDLPDVVGSVRPGAVKAAAEKAGVTIISINALYPFNVWSGDLPKRAVTLADYAAASGAKALVMCPLNDGTKVGFDDLVAALKAMKPILAERHLTGFVEPLGFPVSSLRTKKEALRAIDAAAGGDVYKLVHDTFHHHLAGETEFFADRTGLVHISGVADPAVAVADMLDAHRVLIDGGDRLENIVQIRALNAAGYKGPYSFEPFAEEIHDLVDPVSAVKESIAHINAAV; the protein is encoded by the coding sequence ATGCGTTTTGCCATCAACCACATCACCGCGCCGAAGCTGTCGCTCGAACAATTCTTCGCCGCCGCCCGCTTGCTCGACCTCACCGAGGTGGAGATTCGCAACGACCTGCCCGACGTCGTCGGCAGCGTGCGACCCGGGGCGGTGAAGGCGGCGGCGGAAAAGGCGGGCGTCACCATCATATCGATCAATGCGCTCTATCCGTTCAACGTCTGGTCCGGTGACCTGCCGAAACGGGCGGTGACGCTTGCCGATTACGCTGCGGCCTCGGGCGCAAAGGCGCTCGTCATGTGCCCGCTCAACGACGGAACCAAGGTTGGCTTCGACGATCTGGTTGCCGCGCTGAAGGCGATGAAGCCGATCCTTGCGGAGCGGCACCTGACCGGTTTCGTCGAACCGCTTGGCTTCCCGGTCTCGTCGCTGCGCACCAAGAAGGAGGCCCTGCGCGCCATCGATGCGGCGGCAGGCGGTGACGTCTACAAGCTCGTGCATGACACCTTCCACCACCATCTCGCCGGCGAAACCGAGTTCTTTGCCGACAGGACCGGATTGGTGCACATTTCCGGTGTTGCCGATCCCGCGGTTGCCGTCGCCGATATGCTCGACGCGCACCGCGTGCTCATCGACGGTGGCGACCGTCTGGAGAACATCGTGCAAATCAGGGCGCTGAATGCCGCCGGATACAAGGGGCCCTACAGTTTTGAACCCTTCGCCGAAGAAATCCACGATCTCGTCGATCCTGTTTCGGCCGTGAAGGAAAGTATCGCTCACATCAACGCGGCGGTCTGA
- a CDS encoding Gfo/Idh/MocA family protein: MTVRIGVIGIGAIGRDHARRISQVLSGARIVALSDVNRLSAEAVKKDIAPDATVFETGEELITSPEVDAVLVTSWGATHEQYVLAAITAGKPCFCEKPLATTAEGAKRIVEAEVARGKRLVQVGFMRRYDAGYVALKKAVDHSIGAPIMVHAAHRNPSVPEQYVTEMAIHDTMIHEIDVLRWLLDDDYISARVIFPRSAARSHAKLRDPQIVILETAKGTIIDVEIFVNCHYGYDIRCEVVGEDGAASLPEPMAVQMRLDARLQNRILTDWKDRFIESYDVELQDFIHAAARGTAAGPNAWDGYVAAITSDACVAAQEKEGEIVPINLPARPALYN, translated from the coding sequence ATGACAGTCAGAATTGGTGTCATCGGTATCGGCGCCATCGGCCGCGACCATGCCCGCCGGATCAGTCAGGTGCTGAGCGGCGCCAGGATCGTCGCGCTCAGCGACGTCAACAGGCTATCGGCGGAAGCCGTGAAAAAGGACATCGCGCCAGATGCGACGGTCTTCGAAACGGGCGAAGAACTGATCACCTCGCCCGAGGTGGACGCTGTGCTCGTGACCTCCTGGGGTGCGACCCACGAACAGTACGTGCTAGCCGCGATCACCGCGGGAAAGCCGTGTTTCTGCGAGAAGCCGCTTGCCACGACGGCGGAGGGGGCAAAGCGGATCGTCGAGGCTGAGGTCGCGCGCGGCAAGCGCCTCGTGCAGGTCGGCTTCATGCGTCGCTATGATGCCGGCTATGTCGCGCTCAAGAAGGCCGTCGACCACTCTATCGGCGCGCCAATTATGGTCCATGCGGCCCATCGAAACCCGTCGGTGCCGGAGCAATACGTCACGGAGATGGCGATCCATGACACGATGATCCACGAGATCGACGTGCTGCGCTGGCTGCTCGATGACGACTACATATCGGCCCGCGTTATCTTCCCGCGTTCGGCGGCCCGCAGCCACGCCAAGCTTCGCGACCCGCAGATCGTCATCCTGGAAACGGCCAAGGGCACGATCATCGACGTCGAGATTTTCGTGAACTGCCACTATGGTTACGACATTCGCTGCGAGGTCGTCGGTGAGGACGGCGCCGCCAGCCTGCCGGAACCGATGGCCGTCCAGATGCGTCTCGACGCCAGGCTGCAGAACAGGATCCTGACCGACTGGAAGGACCGCTTCATCGAGAGCTACGATGTCGAGCTCCAGGACTTCATCCACGCCGCAGCCAGGGGCACGGCCGCCGGCCCGAACGCCTGGGACGGCTACGTGGCGGCGATCACCTCCGATGCCTGCGTCGCCGCGCAGGAAAAGGAAGGCGAAATCGTGCCGATCAATCTGCCCGCGCGTCCGGCGCTCTATAACTGA